The window GGAGATCTGCAATCACTGTTTTTAGGCTCTGCAGAACTATTTTTCTTTGGTTCATTTGATGCATGTTGCTCTGGTACAGAGCTACTGGTGATAGCAAGAGAAAGATTGGTATGTGGAAGAAGTCCTCTATCGTGCTCCGTTGCAGGGTAGTGAATTGAAATTGGCAACGGATAATAAACTCTTGGGTAAAAATCTTGAAGCTCTTTAACCTGCATTTTGTGCAAAgtgaaaccaaaaaaaaatggtttgtTTAAAGATACTCATAATTCATGAGCAACAGTTGGGTATTATCACAAAGAGTAGGAGATGGATTTGCCTGTCTCTTCAGCATCAGGTTTTTCTGCTGCACTTGCTGTTCCTGCTTTCTTGATTCTTCTAATTCATGCTTCAACAGTTGCATCTGCAAAATAGAACAATCTTTTAGAGACCTTTGGCATCGGCTATTAACCACACTACCACTAGGCTAGCACACGcacacaatataataattgtatcAGCATAAATGTCAAACCTTTGTGTCCTTAATGAACAACATCccttcttttaatttctctacAAGCCCATTTAATTCCTGTGAGCTCATCCCTGATAAGTCTTTACCAAACAATTTCCTGGACATCACAACCGACACGAAAAATAAACCAGAGATCCTCTCAAAATTCATACCAATATTGAGATTAGTAAAGTAAAGTGTATAACTGCCTTGATTTGAGTTCGTCTTCCTTCTGCTGTCCGGAGACACCAGCCTCCTTCGGCACCTCTTCCTCGGGATTCTGTTTGTTGTTTAAGCAAAGAGGTAAATCAGAAAACTCAACTCCTCTAAGACATACTTATAAGTAAAGCACATGATGAAGTATATACCTCTTGATTCGCATTACGATTTTTAATC is drawn from Salvia hispanica cultivar TCC Black 2014 chromosome 6, UniMelb_Shisp_WGS_1.0, whole genome shotgun sequence and contains these coding sequences:
- the LOC125197267 gene encoding agamous-like MADS-box protein AGL15, with the protein product MSSQELNGLVEKLKEGMLFIKDTKMQLLKHELEESRKQEQQVQQKNLMLKRQVKELQDFYPRVYYPLPISIHYPATEHDRGLLPHTNLSLAITSSSVPEQHASNEPKKNSSAEPKNSDCRSPTKRNPQQPADKDSSKNH